In the genome of Streptomyces sp. V2I9, one region contains:
- a CDS encoding TylF/MycF/NovP-related O-methyltransferase, whose translation MWHKARVLSRCMAWRNAVNGVLQQLTGYQLRRVTVPAARTARAAPAPAAQAGPAPASAAKPKPAAKKPAPAFPADYDDEAKDIIRAVKPYSMTSPERLNAFILATRYIARHDIPGSVVECGVWRGGSMQACARTLLSVGETERDLYLFDTYEGMTPPTAEDLRRDGRPARELLDAQGKDRPIWAVASLEDVKAGFEDVPYPQERVHYVRGRVEDTVPDQAPEQIAILRLDTDWYASTKHELEHLYDRLVPGGVLLIDDYGYWQGSRQAVDEFLEKTGERLLLLRMDEGRIAVKP comes from the coding sequence ATGTGGCACAAAGCGCGCGTACTGTCCCGGTGCATGGCTTGGCGCAACGCCGTCAACGGCGTCCTTCAGCAGCTCACCGGATATCAGCTCAGGCGCGTCACCGTGCCTGCCGCCCGTACCGCCCGCGCCGCTCCGGCACCGGCCGCGCAGGCGGGCCCCGCACCCGCTTCGGCCGCGAAGCCGAAGCCCGCGGCGAAAAAGCCCGCCCCGGCGTTCCCGGCGGACTACGACGACGAGGCGAAGGACATCATCCGCGCGGTCAAGCCGTACTCGATGACCTCGCCGGAGCGGCTCAACGCCTTCATCCTCGCCACCCGGTACATCGCCCGGCACGACATTCCCGGTTCCGTCGTCGAATGCGGCGTCTGGCGCGGCGGTTCCATGCAGGCCTGCGCCCGGACCCTCCTCTCCGTCGGGGAGACCGAGCGCGACCTGTACCTCTTCGACACCTACGAGGGCATGACCCCGCCCACCGCCGAGGACCTGCGGCGCGACGGCCGGCCCGCCCGGGAGCTGCTGGACGCCCAGGGCAAGGACCGGCCGATCTGGGCCGTCGCCTCGCTGGAGGACGTCAAGGCGGGCTTCGAGGACGTGCCGTACCCGCAGGAGCGCGTGCACTACGTGCGCGGCCGCGTCGAGGACACCGTCCCCGACCAGGCCCCCGAGCAGATCGCGATCCTGCGCCTGGACACCGACTGGTACGCGTCCACCAAGCACGAACTGGAGCACCTGTACGACCGGTTGGTCCCCGGCGGCGTGCTCCTCATCGACGACTACGGCTACTGGCAGGGATCACGGCAGGCCGTCGACGAGTTCCTGGAGAAGACCGGCGAACGGCTGCTCCTGCTCCGCATGGACGAGGGCCGGATCGCCGTCAAGCCCTGA
- a CDS encoding methyltransferase domain-containing protein has protein sequence MHRSAYEQMELCIKEYLPVEGPAAGPASGKGARRSGTYRVVDLGSRISGKQTRTHRALLAGHPVDYFGVDVQDGPNVDAVMAKPYRIPARSNSADVVLSGQAFEHIPFFWASMLEIARVLRPGGHAFITAPSRGHVHDAQDCWRYYPDGFRALAAHSRLELREAYTDFPPRQGIWHDYRAIDKKAAYWGDSVGVFRKPERYPHLTMFAVREVAVWWANRVGGVDGVPLPRPVDGRERCGRPASVPARTAALEQEPPASMAG, from the coding sequence ATGCACCGGTCCGCCTACGAGCAGATGGAACTCTGCATCAAGGAGTACCTGCCCGTCGAAGGGCCCGCCGCGGGGCCCGCGTCCGGCAAGGGCGCCCGCCGGAGCGGCACGTACCGGGTCGTCGACCTCGGCTCCCGCATCTCCGGCAAGCAGACCCGCACCCACCGGGCCCTCCTCGCCGGCCACCCCGTCGACTACTTCGGGGTCGACGTGCAGGACGGCCCCAACGTGGACGCCGTGATGGCGAAGCCGTACCGCATCCCCGCCCGCTCCAACAGCGCCGATGTCGTACTGTCCGGGCAGGCGTTCGAGCACATCCCGTTCTTCTGGGCGTCGATGCTGGAGATCGCCCGCGTGCTCAGGCCCGGCGGGCACGCGTTCATCACCGCTCCCTCGCGCGGCCACGTCCACGATGCCCAGGACTGCTGGCGCTACTACCCGGACGGCTTCCGCGCCCTCGCCGCCCACTCCCGGCTCGAACTGCGCGAGGCGTACACCGACTTCCCGCCGCGTCAGGGCATCTGGCACGACTACCGGGCCATCGACAAGAAGGCCGCCTACTGGGGCGACTCCGTCGGCGTCTTCCGCAAGCCGGAGCGCTACCCCCACCTGACCATGTTCGCCGTGCGGGAGGTGGCTGTCTGGTGGGCCAACCGGGTCGGCGGCGTGGACGGCGTCCCGCTGCCGAGGCCGGTGGACGGCCGCGAACGGTGCGGGCGCCCGGCGAGCGTGCCCGCGCGGACGGCCGCACTCGAACAGGAGCCGCCCGCATCAATGGCAGGTTGA